A portion of the Choristoneura fumiferana chromosome 20, NRCan_CFum_1, whole genome shotgun sequence genome contains these proteins:
- the Tk gene encoding tachykinin — MSCDLVFKIAKNTMGAVRTCLLVITIHILHAVTAQEKRGPAGFVGMRGKKYSDLSHSDYIEMFKRQPQHQYIGGKGKKDWYEIENEEFKRAPMGFIGMRGKKDSQDLYYPVFSNKGGSLIGEIDYSPSDNLDGKSEYPLLNDLLTEYLMRLQQSEGSTEIAPESTEDDMTNEINKRAANMRQFYGVRGKKSESKRPFDLNFRGKFIGVRGKKDLKNSGAQEIKFLLGQSGPWPKRKGQMGFFGMRGKKWTDEASLENESPN, encoded by the exons AACACCATGGGCGCGGTCAGGACCTGTCTCCTTGTCATCACCATCCACATATTGCACGCAGTCACCGCTCAGGAGAAGCGCGGCCCCGCCGGCTTCGTTGGAATGCGCGGCAAGAAATACTCCGACCTATCCCATTCCGACTACATAGAAATGTTTAAAAGACAGCCTCAGCACCAATACATCGGTGGCAAAGGCAAAAAGGACTGGTACGAAATAGAAAACGAAGAATTCAAACGAGCACCCATGGGGTTCATTGGTATGAGAGGCAAAAAGGATTCCCAGGACTTATACTACCCTGTCTTCTCTAACAAAGGTGGTTCTTTGATCGGAGAGATCGATTACTCGCCAAGCGATAACTTGGATGGAAAAAGCGAGTATCCGCTCTTAAATGACTTGCTCACTGAATATTTGATGAGATTACAGCAATCGGAAGGCTCTACTGAAATCGCACCTGAATCAACAGAAGACGACATGACAAACGAGATTAATAAACGAGCTGCGAATATGCGTCAGTTCTATGGCGTTCGGGGAAAGAAATCCGAAAGCAAAAGACCTTTCGACCTCAACTTTCGCGGCAAATTCATCGGTGTCAGGGGTAAGAAGGATTTGAAAAACAGTGGAGCGCAAGAGATCAAGTTTTTGCTGGGGCAGAGCGGGCCGTGGCCGAAAAGGAAGGGCCAAATGGGGTTCTTTGGAATGCGCGGCAAGAAGTGGACGGATG AAGCGAGTCTCGAGAACGAATCCCCGAACTAA